The Nocardioides sp. cx-173 genome segment CGGACGGCTTCGTCGGGACCGACACCGCGAGCTGCATGGAGCGCTACACCGACGTCCCCGTCCGCTGCGTGCCCGGCGACGCGGGCAACATCAAGATCACCTTCCCCGAGGACCTGTTCCTGGCGGAGCGGCTGCTCGCCAAGGCGTCGTGGGACCTGTCCGGCGGCCTCGAGCGCGCGCCCGCGCCGGCGCGGGGCCGCCGGCACCTGGGCGACCTGTGGCACACCGGGGAGCTCGCATGAGCGTCGAGCACGCGGACCTGCGCTGCGACAGCTGCGAGACCGTCACCGACCACGAGTTCCACTACGCCGGCCGACTGCTGGAGTCGGTGCGCTGCACCCGCTGCGGCAGCCACCTCGAGCTCTCGCACCGGGCGCTGCTGCCGGCCTACGCCCTCGACCTCGAGCATCGCCTCACGAGCAAGCCGCGCCGGATGTGGCACCGCGCGGCCCGCAACCCGCGCGGCTTCCTGGTCGGGCTGCCGGCGGCGGTGCTGCGGCAGCCGGCCAAGTTCCTGCACGAGCTGCGCGAGCTCATCCGTCGCTGAGGGGGGCGTGGTCCTCGGCGCGCACCTGCCGGCGCAGCTCGTCGACGCACTCCAGCAGGTTGACCGCCGAGGTGTCGTCGACCCGGCGCGCCAGCGAGGGCCCCTTGACCAAGGAGACCTCGCCCCGCGCGCGCATCCAGGTGACCAGCTCGCCGAAGTCGCCGAGCGGCGGCGGACCGTCGGCGGACTCGACCACCCCCCGGGCCACGACCGCCGGCGCGATCAGGCCGGCCAGCCCCTCCCGGTCGATGGTGCCCTGGATCCGGTCCTCGACGACGGTCTTGACCGTGTCGGTGACCGGCCGGAACGCCACCGCGGAGATCCCGGTGCGCTCGGCCTCGTCGGCGACCGAGGCCAGGAAGCCGGGCGAGGCAAGCGGGCAAAGCGGGTCATGGACGAGCAGACCGGTGGGCGCCGCGACCACCTCGGTCCACCACTCGTCCACCTCGAGGACACGGGCCATCGGGGCCGCGCGGGCGACCTCACGGCGTACCTGCTCGCGCTGGTGCGGCTCGACGAGCACCGAGATGGCGCGCGAGCCGAGCTCCACGAGGGCACGCACCGCATGGACGTGCAGCGGCCGCCGGTGCAGGAGCGCGAACGGGACGTCCCCCCGGCCGACCAACGGCAGCACCGCGTGGTCGGGGCGGGCGACGGGCGTACTCATGGCGCCCCCACCGTAGGCGGTGGCCGAGTCGCGGTCACGAGCCGGTCAGGCGCGAGTGGGCCGGGTGAGGGCCTCGAGCTCGGCGACGTCGGCCACCGACCGGACTCGCCGGGCCGTGGCCGGCGCCGGCACCGTCACCACCTCGAAGTCGCGACGCAGCCACGTCACCAGGGCCTCGAAGTCCGCAGCCGGCGGCTCCTCGATGGCCCGCACCACGGAGGCGGGGAGCACCACGGGCGAGGCGACCACCTCGGCGCCGTCCGCGCCGGGAAGCACGCCGACGACCACGCGGTCCCGCTCGACGGCGAGCCGAACGCAGGAGGCGATGAACTCCGCGGGCGTCATCGGGCACAGGCTGTCGTGGAGCACGAAGGGCTCCTCGGCGTCGACGACGCCGGCCCACTCGGTCCCGAGGTCCACGGGCGTGACCCCGGCCTCGCCCAGCGCCCACACGGCACAGGTCACCAGCGCCTCACCGTGGATCAGCGCGAACGGCAGCGAGCCGCGGTCCTGCTCGATGATCGCGCCGAGCGCGGTGAGGTCGTCGTCCACGTGGCCCAAGGTACGTCGAAGGCCCCCGGCGGGTGCCGGGGGCCTTCGAAGAGCTCAGCTCAGGAGGCGAGGACCTCGTCGAGGATGGCCTCGGCCTTGTCCTCGTTGGTGTGCTCGGCCAGGGCCAGCTCGGAGACCAGGATCTGGCGCGCCTTGGCGAGCATCCGCTTCTCGCCCGCGGACAGGCCGCGGTCGCGCTCGCGGCGCCACAGGTCCCGCACGACCTCGGCAACCTTCATGACGTCGCCGCTGTGCAGCTTCTCCAGGTTGGCCTTGTAGCGGCGCGACCAGTTGGTCGGCTCCTCCACATGGGCAGCACGCAGGACATCGAAGACGCGGTCGAGCCCCGCCTTGTCCACGACGTCACGGACGCCGACCAGGTCCAGGTTGCACGCAGGCACGCGCACGACCAGATCCTGCTGGGCGACGATCCGGAGAACGAGGTACTCACGATCCTCGCCCTTGATGGTCCGCATCTCGATGTCCTCGATGACTGCAGCCCCGTGATTTGGGTAAACAACCGTTTCGCCGACGGTGAAAGTCATATGTGATGAACCCCTTCCTAGGGGTCCATTCTAACACGCCCGCGTGTCGGCGCCGTTGGCGTTTGCGCAGGTCAGAGGCTTGAAGCAGGCTTGACGAAATCGAATTCCTGTGGTCGAGCCCTTCTCCATCCGTGCCCGGAGGCCCCGAATATGGCGCGTTCGGCGGCATTTCTCCCACCCTGTGCACGTCGTGGTCGATACTGCACGGATGGCGAAGACCCAGCGCTGGAGGCGACGCAGCTCCGCCGGGGAGACACCGGCCGAGGAGACCGTCGAGACGGTCGAGGAGCCCCGGGCGACCCTCACCCGCACCCCGGATGAGGACGTCGACCGGGACCCCTCGGGGCCATCGGAGCCCTCGGAGCCCGCGCCGCCGCGGCGGGGGGCGGGACGGCTGCGCCTGGCCGAGCGCGGCCCGGTCCTGCTGGTCCAGGCCGCCCACCCGCGCCAGGCGATCCTGACCGCCCTGTTCGTGGCGGCCGCGGCCGCCCTGTCGGGTCGCCCGACGCGCGAGGTGCTCGTGGTGGGCGCGACCGTCCTCGTCGGCCAGGCGATCATCGGCTGGCACAACGACCTCGTCGACCGGCAGCGCGACGCGCGCCACGACGTACCCGGCAAGCCCCTGGCACGCGAGCAGCTGGACCCCGGCACCGTGTGGTTCGCCCTCACGTGCGCCGTCCTGCTGGTCGTGCCGCTGGCCGTCACCTCCGGGATCACGGCCGGCAGCGCCTACCTGGTGTCCTTGGTCGTCGCGATCATGGGCAACGTCGTCCTGCGCACCGGCTTCCTCTCCTGGCTGCCCTGGGCCGTCTCGTGGGGCCTGTTGCCGGCCTACCTGTCCTACGGCGGATGGGGCGGGCAGTTCGAGGGCGACCCGCCCAGCACACTGATGGTCGTCCTGTTCGCCCTGCTCGGCATCGGGGTGCACTTCCTGCGTGCTCTCTGGGGTCTGGTGCCCGACAACGACGACGGCTGGACCTATCTGCCGCTCAAGCTGGGGCTCCGGGTGGGCGCCACCCGACTGCTGGTCCTGTCGGGGGTCTACACCATGGCCGTGCTCGTGGCGATCGCCTTCGCGGCGACGTACTCCGGCCTGGCCCGCTGACCCCTCGGCGAGGGCACTAGGCTGAGCCCCATCCTCGCCGTGCGGCGCCCGATCGAACCGAAGGCTCTGACGATGCATCACCGCAGCAAGCTCCTGCTCGCCTCAGGAGCGCTCCTGCTCGCCACCCCCGCCCTCAGCTCCTGCGGGTTCAACCTTTCGACCGACCGCATCAACACCGTCCAGCACGGAGGCACCAACCGCGACGGCGACGTCGACGTGCTCGGCGCGGTCATCATCTCCGGCAGCGAGGGCACCGGCACGCTGAGCGGCACCCTGGCCAACAACACCGACGACGAGGCCCAGCTGGCCAGCGTCACCAGCGGTGGCGAGGTCGAGCTGAGCGCCGGCGAGATCGAGCCGGCCGAGATCACCGGGCGCGGCGCCGTCAAGCTTGCCGACATCGGGGACGGCATCCGCGTCGAGGGCGACTTCCGACCCGGCGACGTCGTGGACGTGGTGTTCGAGTTCGACAGCGGGGAGCGCGTCGACGTCGAGGTCCCGGTCGTGCGCGAGTGCGGCTTCTACGAGGAGCTCGACAGCGCCCCGTCGGCGTCCTCGTCCGGCTCCCCGTCCGCGAGCAGCAGCGAGACCAGCGAGACCAGCGATCCCAGCGAGACCGCGAGCGCCGGCGACGAGCCGTCGACCGAGCCCACCGACGAGGCGGCCGAGAAGACCACGGCCTGGTCGTGCGACACCGAAGTGGACGAGGCGCACTGATGAGCCACACCCTGATCCTGCTCCGCCACGGCGAGAGCGAGTGGAACGCCAAGAACCTCTTCACCGGCTGGGTCGACGTCGCGCTGACCGAGAAGGGCCGCGCGGAGGCCGTCCGCGGCGGCGAGCTGATGCGCGAGGCCGGCGTCCTGCCCGACATCGTCCACACCTCGCTGCAGCGTCGCGCCATCAACACCGCCTACCTCGCCCTCGACGCCGCCGACCGCCACTGGATCCCGGTCAAGCGGTCCTGGCGCCTCAACGAGCGCCACTACGGGGCGCTGCAGGGCAAGAACAAGAAGCAGACGCTCGAGGAGTACGGCGAGGAGCAGTTCATGCTCTGGCGCCGCAGCTTCGACACGCCCCCGCCGCCCCTCGCCGACAACGACGAGTGGTCGCAGGTGGGCCTGCCGCAGTACGCCGACCTCGGCGACGAGATGCCCCGTACCGAGTGCCTCAAGGACGTCATCGCCCGGATGCTGCCGTACTGGGAGTCCGACATCACCGCCGATCTGACGGCCGGTCGCACGGTGCTGGTCGCCGCCCACGGCAACAGCCTGCGCGGCATCGTCAAGCACCTCGACGGCATCAGCGACGAGGACATCGCCGGCCTCAACATCCCCACCGGCATGCCCCTGGTCTACGAGCTCGACGACACCTTCACCCCGCTCACCGCAGGCGGCACCTACCTCGACCCCGAGGCCGCTGCTGCTGCCGCCGCCGCCGTCGCCAACCAGGGTCGCTGACAGATCGACGTTCGGGGTAGTCCCTGACGATTGTGTTGCCCCAGAGGGTTTTCAACAGCACAAACGTCCGGGACTATCCCACCGGTGACGCATCGACCGAGCTCGGGTTGACGCCGGTGACGACGAAGACGACGCGGTGGGCGACCGAGACGGCATGGTCGGCGATGCGCTCGTAGTAGCGGCCGAGCAGCGCGATGTCGACGGCGGCCTCGACGCCGTACGGCCAGTCGGCGGAGAGCAGCTCGGTGAAGCTCTGACGCCGCAGCTGGTCCATCACCTCGTCGTCGCGTCCGAGCTCGATCGCGGCCTCGACGTCGCGGCCGGTGATGATCTGCGAGACCCGGCGCACCATGTCCTCGGCGACGGCGGCCATGCGGCTGACGGTCGGCTCGATCTCCCTCGGTACGGCGACCTGGGGCACCCGCAGCCGGGCGATCTTGGCCACGTGGACCGACAGGTCCCCCATCCGCTCCAGCTCGGTCACCATCCGCAGCGCGGCGACGACCGTGCGCAGGTCGCCGGCCACCGGCTGCTGCAGCGACAGCAGCGCGAAGGCGTC includes the following:
- a CDS encoding CarD family transcriptional regulator, which codes for MTFTVGETVVYPNHGAAVIEDIEMRTIKGEDREYLVLRIVAQQDLVVRVPACNLDLVGVRDVVDKAGLDRVFDVLRAAHVEEPTNWSRRYKANLEKLHSGDVMKVAEVVRDLWRRERDRGLSAGEKRMLAKARQILVSELALAEHTNEDKAEAILDEVLAS
- a CDS encoding phosphoglyceromutase; this translates as MSHTLILLRHGESEWNAKNLFTGWVDVALTEKGRAEAVRGGELMREAGVLPDIVHTSLQRRAINTAYLALDAADRHWIPVKRSWRLNERHYGALQGKNKKQTLEEYGEEQFMLWRRSFDTPPPPLADNDEWSQVGLPQYADLGDEMPRTECLKDVIARMLPYWESDITADLTAGRTVLVAAHGNSLRGIVKHLDGISDEDIAGLNIPTGMPLVYELDDTFTPLTAGGTYLDPEAAAAAAAAVANQGR
- a CDS encoding UbiA family prenyltransferase; the encoded protein is MAKTQRWRRRSSAGETPAEETVETVEEPRATLTRTPDEDVDRDPSGPSEPSEPAPPRRGAGRLRLAERGPVLLVQAAHPRQAILTALFVAAAAALSGRPTREVLVVGATVLVGQAIIGWHNDLVDRQRDARHDVPGKPLAREQLDPGTVWFALTCAVLLVVPLAVTSGITAGSAYLVSLVVAIMGNVVLRTGFLSWLPWAVSWGLLPAYLSYGGWGGQFEGDPPSTLMVVLFALLGIGVHFLRALWGLVPDNDDGWTYLPLKLGLRVGATRLLVLSGVYTMAVLVAIAFAATYSGLAR
- the phoU gene encoding phosphate signaling complex protein PhoU; protein product: MRELFHDQLDAMFADLAGICGQVETAVGQATEALLTGDAAVAEQVISGDVEIDRAREKVEDDAFALLSLQQPVAGDLRTVVAALRMVTELERMGDLSVHVAKIARLRVPQVAVPREIEPTVSRMAAVAEDMVRRVSQIITGRDVEAAIELGRDDEVMDQLRRQSFTELLSADWPYGVEAAVDIALLGRYYERIADHAVSVAHRVVFVVTGVNPSSVDASPVG
- a CDS encoding 2-C-methyl-D-erythritol 4-phosphate cytidylyltransferase, with protein sequence MSTPVARPDHAVLPLVGRGDVPFALLHRRPLHVHAVRALVELGSRAISVLVEPHQREQVRREVARAAPMARVLEVDEWWTEVVAAPTGLLVHDPLCPLASPGFLASVADEAERTGISAVAFRPVTDTVKTVVEDRIQGTIDREGLAGLIAPAVVARGVVESADGPPPLGDFGELVTWMRARGEVSLVKGPSLARRVDDTSAVNLLECVDELRRQVRAEDHAPLSDG